In a single window of the Nicotiana tomentosiformis chromosome 8, ASM39032v3, whole genome shotgun sequence genome:
- the LOC138897492 gene encoding uncharacterized protein, which translates to MGTKPEKELQAFIDEMHKTIRVMCSTGTEAVELASHLLKEVAYTWFELWEESHEEESPPTKWTEFADAFIDHFLPAESREARDVEFENLKQGSMSVWDYHTRFADPFKDAAYMMPTMEARVHRFV; encoded by the coding sequence ATGGGTACTAAGCCCGAGAAGGAACTCCAAGcatttattgatgagatgcacaagaccatTCGTGTGATGTGTTCCACTGGGACAGAagcagtggagttggcctcccACCTCCTTAAAGAGGTGGCATACAcatggtttgagttgtgggaggagtcCCATGAGGAGGAGAGTCCTCCGACGAAGTGGACTGAGTTTGCGgatgctttcattgatcatttcttgcctgccgagtcTAGGGAAGCCCGTGACGTGGAGTTTGAGAACTTAAAGCAAGGCAGTATGAGTGTATGGGACTACCATACAAGGTTTGCGGATCCTTTCAAGGATGCTGCTTACATgatgcccactatggaggctagggtTCACAGATTTGTTTAG
- the LOC138897493 gene encoding uncharacterized protein yields the protein MGMDWHQSCYAKIDCRTKIVRFEFPNESVIEWKGEDVMPKGRFISSLEGAKMISKGCIYHLVRVMDIEAKAPTLEYVLVVNEFPEVFSDELPGIPSDREINFGIDVVLGTLPISISHYRMAPTELNELKKQLKHLLEKGLGEAYYRDIAFANSLETFGGGHTDPVAVSFGGSIFVFIFPYSLPYK from the exons atggggatggactggcaTCAATCATGCTATGCCAAGATTGATTGCCGAACCAAAattgttaggtttgaatttccaaacgaGTCGGtcattgagtggaagggggaagATGTtatgccaaagggtaggtttatttcttccCTTGAGGGAGCAAAGATGATCAGCAAGGGTTGTATCTACCACTTGGTCCGAGTCATGGACATTGAGGCTAAGGCACCGACACTTGAGTATGTgctagttgtgaatgaatttccagaggtcttttCGGATGAGCTTCCAGGGATCCCATCAGACAGGGAGATCAATTTTGGGATCGATGTGGTGCTAGGCACGCTGCCTATATCTATTTCACACTACAGAATGGCTCCGACAGAATTGAACGAACTGaagaagcaattgaagcatttgctagagaagg GGCTTGGGGAAGCATATTATAGAGACATAGCTTTTGCCAATTCTCTTGAAACCTTTGGAGGAGGGCACACTGATCCTGTTGCCGTTTCATTTGGAGGTTCCATTTTTGTCTTTATCTTTCCATATAGCTTGCCATATAAATGA